A portion of the Corynebacterium heidelbergense genome contains these proteins:
- a CDS encoding DEAD/DEAH box helicase, protein MAAQGITRALPIQAAAIPDALAGRDILGRGPTGSGKTFTFGLPMIARLAGGASVAHRPRGLVLAPTRELAQQIADRLDPVAGAMGQRVCAVVGGVKIKRHLDLLNRPIDILVATPGRAIDLIQQRALDLGAVEISAVDEADHMSDMGFLPQVTDLLRRVPTKAQHLLFSATLDGDVQVLVKRFLTDPVTHSTGQPTAHVGTMTHLLGVMADRDERNDMVLQLGRQPGKVIMFLRTKHAVDRQAKKLVRAGISAVALHGDKGQGSRTRAVDSFTSGEATVLVATDIAARGIDISGVDLVVHVDPPAEHKAYVHRAGRTARAGASGVVVTLCYPDNEAETQKLIDKAGAQAARVSAKDLLARIERA, encoded by the coding sequence CTGGCGGCCCAGGGCATCACGCGCGCTCTGCCCATTCAGGCCGCGGCCATACCGGACGCCCTGGCCGGGCGGGACATCCTGGGCCGGGGACCCACCGGCTCCGGCAAGACGTTCACCTTTGGTCTGCCGATGATCGCGCGGCTTGCCGGGGGAGCTAGCGTTGCCCACCGGCCGCGGGGCTTAGTCCTGGCTCCCACCCGCGAATTGGCCCAGCAGATTGCCGACCGACTGGATCCGGTGGCTGGGGCGATGGGGCAACGGGTCTGCGCTGTTGTTGGTGGCGTCAAAATCAAACGGCACCTGGATTTGCTGAATCGCCCCATCGACATCCTCGTGGCCACCCCGGGACGGGCCATCGATCTCATCCAACAACGCGCGCTGGACCTCGGGGCGGTGGAGATCTCCGCGGTGGATGAGGCCGACCACATGTCCGATATGGGCTTCCTACCGCAGGTGACCGATCTGCTGAGGCGAGTGCCCACAAAGGCCCAGCACCTGCTGTTCTCCGCCACGCTCGACGGGGACGTGCAGGTATTGGTCAAGCGCTTCCTCACCGATCCGGTCACCCACTCCACGGGGCAACCGACCGCACACGTGGGCACGATGACCCACCTGCTCGGGGTGATGGCCGACCGCGACGAGCGCAACGACATGGTGCTGCAGCTCGGCCGGCAACCCGGGAAGGTCATCATGTTTCTGCGCACGAAGCATGCGGTGGACCGGCAGGCCAAGAAACTAGTCCGCGCCGGAATCTCCGCCGTCGCGCTGCACGGGGACAAGGGACAGGGTTCGCGTACGCGGGCGGTGGATTCCTTCACAAGCGGGGAGGCCACCGTCCTCGTGGCCACGGATATCGCCGCGCGGGGCATCGACATCTCCGGCGTGGACCTCGTCGTCCATGTGGACCCGCCGGCCGAGCACAAGGCCTATGTGCACCGCGCCGGCCGGACCGCCCGCGCCGGGGCCAGCGGGGTGGTGGTCACGCTGTGTTACCCGGACAATGAGGCCGAGACCCAAAAGCTCATCGACAAGGCCGGGGCGCAGGCAGCGAGGGTGAGCGCGAAGGATCTGCTGGCGCGCATCGAGCGGGCCTAG
- the gndA gene encoding NADP-dependent phosphogluconate dehydrogenase has product MTKTPAASAADPSPSATTNEATAQIGVVGLAVMGSNIARNFANHGHTVAVYNRTAAKTEKFMADFGQTGSFVPAETIQDFVASLERPRRALIMVQAGAGTDAVINQLADAMEPGDIIIDGGNALYTDTIRRETDIRARGLHFVGAGISGGEEGALNGPAIMPGGPAESYESLGPLLESISAKVDGTPCCTHIGPDGAGHFVKMVHNGIEYADMQVIGEAYQLLRYGAGMSPADIAAVFREWNKGDLESYLVEITAEVLAQVDADTNAPLVDLIVDAAGQKGTGRWTVKAALDLGVPVTGIGEAVFARALSSATSQRQAAQGQLPSGQLSPAVAREDREAFVEDVRRALYASKLVAYAQGFDEILAGSAEYGWDLDPKDMATIWRGGCIIRAKFLNRIAEAYHANPKLESLLLDPYFNSELEGLMDSWRRIVVAATQQGHPVPVFSSSLSYYDSLRAQRLPAALIQGQRDYFGAHTYGRVDRPGAFHTLWSGDRTEVEA; this is encoded by the coding sequence ATGACTAAGACCCCCGCAGCCTCTGCTGCCGATCCCAGCCCTTCCGCCACCACCAATGAAGCCACGGCGCAGATCGGGGTTGTGGGACTCGCCGTCATGGGCTCCAACATCGCCCGCAACTTTGCTAACCACGGCCACACCGTCGCCGTATACAACCGCACCGCCGCGAAGACCGAGAAGTTCATGGCGGACTTCGGCCAGACCGGCTCCTTCGTCCCCGCCGAGACCATCCAGGACTTTGTCGCCTCCCTGGAACGCCCGCGCCGCGCTCTCATCATGGTTCAGGCCGGTGCCGGGACAGATGCGGTGATCAACCAGCTTGCGGATGCCATGGAGCCGGGGGACATCATTATCGATGGCGGCAACGCTCTTTACACCGATACGATCCGCCGCGAAACGGACATCCGCGCACGCGGGCTCCACTTCGTGGGCGCGGGTATCTCCGGCGGCGAGGAGGGTGCCCTCAACGGGCCCGCGATCATGCCCGGCGGCCCCGCCGAATCCTATGAATCCCTGGGCCCCCTGCTGGAATCCATCTCCGCCAAGGTGGACGGCACCCCCTGCTGCACCCACATCGGCCCCGACGGGGCGGGACACTTCGTCAAGATGGTGCACAACGGCATCGAATACGCCGACATGCAGGTCATCGGCGAGGCCTACCAACTGCTGCGCTACGGCGCAGGGATGAGCCCGGCGGATATCGCAGCGGTATTCCGGGAATGGAACAAGGGCGACCTGGAAAGCTACCTCGTGGAAATCACCGCCGAGGTCCTCGCCCAGGTGGATGCGGATACCAATGCTCCCCTTGTGGACCTCATCGTTGACGCTGCGGGGCAGAAAGGCACCGGCCGGTGGACTGTGAAGGCCGCCCTGGATCTGGGAGTCCCCGTCACCGGCATTGGCGAGGCCGTGTTCGCCCGAGCCCTGTCGAGTGCCACCTCCCAGCGCCAAGCGGCACAGGGCCAGCTTCCCTCCGGCCAACTGTCCCCCGCAGTGGCCCGAGAGGATCGCGAGGCCTTCGTCGAAGATGTCCGGCGCGCCCTCTACGCCTCCAAGCTGGTGGCCTATGCCCAGGGCTTCGACGAGATTCTGGCTGGTAGTGCCGAATACGGGTGGGACCTCGACCCGAAGGACATGGCCACCATCTGGCGCGGCGGCTGCATCATCCGCGCCAAGTTCCTTAACCGCATCGCAGAGGCCTACCACGCCAACCCGAAGCTCGAATCTCTGCTGCTAGATCCTTACTTCAACTCCGAGCTGGAGGGCCTCATGGACTCCTGGCGCCGCATCGTCGTCGCCGCAACCCAGCAGGGCCACCCCGTCCCGGTGTTCTCCTCCAGCTTGTCCTACTACGACTCCCTGCGGGCCCAGCGGTTGCCCGCTGCACTTATCCAGGGCCAGCGGGATTACTTCGGCGCCCACACCTATGGCCGCGTAGACCGGCCCGGGGCCTTCCACACGCTGTGGTCTGGCGATCGCACCGAGGTTGAGGCTTAA
- a CDS encoding PaaI family thioesterase: MSTTSDNATADDSERGAEIVLQFLELGRTATERPLSEEELGTVNEFLRLHPSLDRSLGVTYLAVEPQRMVIRLEVTEAHQQPWGVTNGGVYACLGETAASMASFVAAGAQTPVMGTSNKTDFLRPTRPGDVIVSTATPEHVGRTSHLWRVEHRAEATGKLCALTYLKTTVQG, encoded by the coding sequence ATGTCGACAACATCAGACAACGCCACCGCTGACGATTCCGAGCGGGGCGCAGAGATCGTGCTGCAGTTCCTCGAGCTGGGCCGGACCGCCACCGAGCGGCCGCTATCCGAGGAAGAATTGGGCACCGTCAATGAATTCCTCCGGTTGCACCCGTCCCTGGACCGCAGCCTGGGCGTGACATACCTGGCGGTGGAGCCGCAGCGGATGGTCATCCGCCTGGAGGTGACAGAGGCCCACCAGCAACCATGGGGGGTGACGAATGGCGGCGTTTATGCCTGCCTGGGGGAAACCGCCGCATCAATGGCGAGTTTCGTGGCCGCCGGTGCGCAGACCCCGGTGATGGGGACGAGCAATAAGACGGATTTCCTGCGCCCGACCCGCCCAGGGGACGTCATCGTCTCCACGGCCACGCCGGAGCACGTGGGGCGCACCAGCCATCTGTGGCGCGTGGAGCACCGCGCGGAGGCCACTGGCAAGTTGTGTGCCTTGACCTACCTCAAAACCACGGTCCAGGGGTAG
- a CDS encoding NAD(P)/FAD-dependent oxidoreductase: MTTPYRPANGRHHVVIIGAGFGGLFAAKKFKGSDVAVTIVDRTNHHLFQPLLYQVATGILSEGEIAPAIRQIVADQENIRVVKGEVRNIDVAQQTVTADLGGKDEVLVYDSLIVAAGAGQSYFGNEHFAEFAPGMKTVDDALEIRARVTGAFERAEITDDPEERRRLLNLVVVGAGPTGVELAGQLAEMAHRTLKEEFREISTNDARIILIDGGPQVLMPFGKRLGRRAAQRLEELGVEVVLNSMVTNVDKNGVTYKDMKTEEETFIPSYAKIWSAGVAASPLGKHIAEQAGAEVDRAGRVKVNKDLTVGEHRNVFVVGDMINLDGLPGVAQVAIQGGQYAAKVIRDEVENGASPEARAPFDYFDKGSMAIVSRFSGVVKLNRAEVSGFMGWLMWLVLHLLYLVGFRNRLVAAFSWGLNVLSRRRWQLVATRQQLHARNALKKLQAMEDSEGVRSIEVRDNLRFGEGRDTRAIAD, translated from the coding sequence ATGACCACCCCATACCGTCCTGCAAACGGTCGCCACCACGTAGTTATCATCGGCGCCGGCTTCGGCGGCCTGTTTGCGGCCAAGAAGTTCAAGGGCTCCGACGTTGCGGTCACTATCGTGGATCGCACCAACCACCATCTCTTCCAGCCCCTGCTGTACCAGGTAGCCACCGGCATCCTCTCCGAGGGCGAAATCGCCCCCGCCATCCGCCAGATCGTCGCGGACCAGGAGAACATCCGCGTTGTCAAGGGCGAAGTACGCAACATCGACGTCGCCCAGCAGACCGTCACCGCAGACCTCGGCGGCAAGGATGAGGTGCTGGTCTACGACTCTCTGATCGTCGCAGCCGGGGCGGGTCAGTCCTACTTCGGCAATGAGCACTTTGCGGAGTTCGCCCCCGGTATGAAGACCGTGGACGATGCGTTGGAGATCCGAGCCCGCGTCACCGGCGCCTTTGAACGCGCTGAGATCACCGACGATCCGGAAGAACGCCGCCGTCTACTCAACCTCGTTGTCGTGGGCGCCGGCCCCACCGGCGTGGAGCTCGCCGGCCAGCTTGCCGAAATGGCCCACCGCACGCTGAAGGAAGAATTCCGCGAGATCAGCACCAACGACGCGCGCATCATCCTCATCGACGGCGGACCCCAGGTGCTCATGCCCTTCGGCAAGCGCCTCGGTCGCCGCGCCGCTCAGCGGCTCGAGGAGCTGGGCGTGGAGGTTGTGCTCAACTCCATGGTCACCAACGTGGATAAGAACGGCGTGACCTACAAGGACATGAAGACCGAGGAGGAGACCTTCATCCCCTCCTACGCCAAGATCTGGTCTGCCGGCGTTGCCGCGTCCCCGCTGGGCAAGCACATCGCGGAACAGGCTGGTGCGGAAGTGGACCGCGCGGGCCGGGTGAAGGTGAACAAGGACCTTACGGTCGGCGAGCACCGCAACGTCTTCGTGGTCGGGGACATGATCAACCTGGACGGGTTGCCGGGCGTGGCCCAGGTGGCCATACAGGGCGGCCAGTACGCCGCCAAGGTCATCCGGGACGAGGTGGAAAACGGTGCCAGCCCGGAGGCACGCGCCCCCTTTGACTACTTCGACAAGGGTTCGATGGCCATCGTTTCCCGCTTCTCCGGAGTGGTCAAGCTCAACAGGGCCGAAGTCTCCGGGTTCATGGGCTGGCTCATGTGGCTCGTGCTGCATCTGCTGTACCTTGTTGGGTTCCGCAACCGGCTCGTCGCGGCGTTCAGCTGGGGGCTGAACGTGCTCTCGCGGCGCCGGTGGCAGCTCGTGGCCACCCGCCAGCAGTTGCACGCGCGCAACGCCCTGAAGAAGCTGCAGGCGATGGAGGATTCGGAAGGCGTACGCTCCATCGAGGTGCGCGACAACCTCCGCTTCGGCGAGGGCCGAGATACCCGGGCGATCGCTGACTAG
- a CDS encoding class I SAM-dependent methyltransferase: protein MADRYIDADRWPGLCAPVRSRFQTRRAREVTQRLEDLLGSHGIGVDPGQVPFFDVRDGQALDRVTAAGWLGLAEGYMAGEWAAEPLPDVLAAIVDQPLQTRRSEVLGGVASRRKRQEFGTPTPGELPEGLVELYAGDTRATGGAVFASGAHTTETQVVRVGEDSYPVDVTWHGTPDPVERRDLDDAQRRRIELMLDDAGVRPGDRVLELPSSGGMLAIQAARRGASVDVITGDEEHAQAVVSRINAAGVAGGVRVEVIDAVVPSPRQWSGRYEAIFAVERVETMGDQGVRRYLRAVDRMLTGQGRAVVQMLVLTEDAPEYVSETLDVMRAYVWPGLHYPTVAEVRETAVKYTGLRVGAQRHLGAHYRATVPLWRANFAAAGRQAAAAGFDAVFRRLWDYQLAFHEALVQRGFVDCVEFTFLPRE, encoded by the coding sequence ATGGCTGATCGTTACATTGACGCTGATCGGTGGCCAGGGTTGTGCGCCCCCGTGCGTTCGCGGTTTCAGACCCGGCGGGCGCGCGAGGTCACCCAGCGCTTGGAGGATTTGCTGGGTTCCCACGGCATCGGCGTGGACCCCGGCCAGGTGCCCTTCTTTGATGTGCGCGATGGCCAGGCGTTAGATCGGGTCACTGCGGCGGGTTGGTTGGGCCTGGCGGAGGGGTATATGGCGGGGGAGTGGGCTGCCGAGCCGCTGCCGGATGTTCTGGCGGCCATTGTGGACCAACCTCTGCAGACCCGGAGGTCCGAGGTCCTTGGGGGGGTGGCCTCTCGGCGGAAGCGCCAGGAATTTGGGACGCCCACGCCCGGAGAACTGCCCGAAGGATTAGTGGAGCTCTATGCCGGGGATACCCGCGCAACGGGGGGAGCGGTTTTCGCCTCCGGTGCTCACACCACAGAGACGCAAGTGGTCCGCGTGGGGGAGGACTCCTATCCAGTGGACGTGACCTGGCACGGCACCCCGGATCCGGTGGAGCGGCGGGACCTCGATGACGCGCAGCGGCGGCGGATTGAGCTGATGCTCGACGATGCCGGGGTCCGCCCGGGCGATCGGGTTCTTGAGTTGCCCAGCAGTGGGGGCATGCTGGCCATTCAGGCGGCCCGGCGGGGTGCTTCCGTGGACGTCATCACGGGCGACGAGGAGCATGCGCAAGCTGTTGTTTCCCGGATAAACGCCGCCGGAGTCGCCGGGGGTGTGCGGGTGGAAGTGATCGACGCAGTGGTGCCTTCGCCGCGTCAGTGGTCTGGGCGCTACGAGGCCATTTTCGCGGTGGAGCGGGTTGAGACCATGGGAGACCAGGGGGTGCGGCGCTACCTGCGGGCCGTGGACAGAATGCTCACGGGCCAGGGGCGGGCGGTAGTGCAGATGCTGGTGCTCACTGAGGATGCGCCTGAGTACGTTAGCGAAACCCTCGACGTGATGCGGGCCTACGTGTGGCCGGGACTGCACTATCCCACTGTGGCGGAGGTGCGGGAGACGGCTGTGAAGTACACCGGGTTGAGGGTGGGGGCGCAGCGCCACCTCGGGGCCCACTACCGGGCCACTGTCCCGTTGTGGCGCGCCAACTTCGCGGCAGCCGGCAGGCAAGCCGCAGCCGCCGGGTTCGACGCAGTATTCCGGCGGCTGTGGGACTATCAGTTGGCCTTCCACGAGGCCTTGGTCCAGCGGGGCTTTGTGGATTGCGTGGAGTTTACGTTTCTGCCGCGGGAGTAG
- a CDS encoding MFS transporter, with product MTLDLPANAPAAVPLDDKQTRRRVIWASTVGTTIEFFDFYAYAAAAVTVFPFLFFPKNEDPTVNLLASFATFGLAFIARPLGSILFGHYGDRLGRKVTLVASLLTMGIATFLIGLLPTYGAVGIIAPALLALMRFAQGLGLGGEWSGAALLATENAAPGKRARAAMWPQLGAPFGFILANGLFLILVLALGHKNGQTTGSFMEWGWRIPFLLSAIMVAVGLYARFKLEETPVFQRAVDQGKKVEVPLFKVVANAWRPLVLGTFVMISCYTLFYLVTTWILSYALANPGKTRGLGIPYVDFLQIQLITVVFFAIGVPISGRLADRIGRKRYLIIISALMLLYSLSFGFALNQDVATQLGVGIWLAIGMFIMGLMFGPMSAVLPEMFPTNVRYTGSGISYNLASILGAAVAPFIATALVSTVGVGSVGAYLAVVTLISLVAIVCMPETRHVDMHEV from the coding sequence ATGACCCTTGACCTCCCCGCTAATGCCCCCGCGGCCGTGCCCCTCGATGACAAGCAAACCCGACGCCGCGTCATCTGGGCATCCACCGTCGGAACGACCATCGAATTCTTCGATTTCTACGCCTACGCCGCCGCTGCGGTGACTGTGTTCCCGTTCCTGTTCTTCCCGAAGAACGAGGACCCCACCGTTAACCTCCTGGCCTCCTTCGCCACCTTCGGGCTGGCCTTCATCGCCCGCCCCTTGGGTTCCATTCTCTTCGGCCACTACGGGGACCGGTTGGGCCGCAAGGTGACCCTCGTCGCCTCCCTTCTGACCATGGGTATCGCGACCTTCCTCATCGGCCTGCTACCCACCTACGGGGCCGTGGGCATTATCGCCCCCGCTCTGCTGGCACTCATGCGCTTCGCGCAGGGGCTCGGCCTCGGCGGGGAGTGGTCCGGGGCCGCGCTGCTTGCGACCGAGAACGCCGCGCCGGGCAAGCGCGCCCGGGCCGCCATGTGGCCCCAGTTGGGCGCCCCCTTCGGGTTCATCCTCGCCAACGGGCTCTTCCTTATCCTCGTGCTGGCCCTGGGGCACAAGAACGGTCAGACCACCGGTTCTTTCATGGAATGGGGCTGGCGGATTCCCTTCTTGCTCTCCGCCATCATGGTGGCGGTCGGCTTGTATGCGCGCTTCAAATTGGAGGAGACGCCCGTCTTCCAGCGCGCCGTAGACCAAGGCAAAAAGGTAGAAGTACCGCTGTTCAAGGTGGTTGCGAACGCCTGGCGCCCGCTAGTGCTGGGCACCTTCGTGATGATCTCCTGCTACACGCTGTTCTACCTAGTCACCACGTGGATCCTGTCCTATGCACTGGCCAATCCCGGAAAAACGCGCGGGCTGGGCATCCCCTATGTGGACTTCCTGCAGATCCAGTTGATCACGGTCGTATTCTTCGCTATTGGTGTGCCCATCTCCGGTCGCCTCGCCGACCGCATCGGGCGCAAGCGCTACCTCATCATCATCTCCGCGTTGATGCTGCTGTACTCCCTGTCCTTCGGTTTCGCACTGAACCAGGACGTGGCCACCCAGCTGGGAGTGGGCATCTGGCTGGCGATCGGGATGTTCATCATGGGGCTCATGTTCGGCCCCATGTCCGCAGTCCTTCCGGAGATGTTCCCCACCAACGTGCGCTACACCGGCTCGGGCATCTCCTACAACCTCGCCTCCATCCTCGGCGCGGCGGTGGCCCCCTTCATCGCCACCGCCCTTGTGTCCACGGTGGGCGTGGGCAGCGTGGGCGCCTACCTCGCCGTTGTCACGCTCATCAGCCTCGTGGCCATCGTCTGCATGCCGGAAACGCGACACGTCGACATGCACGAGGTCTAG